Part of the Mycobacteriales bacterium genome is shown below.
GTCCCCGGGGGTGCACCCGGGGCCCGGCTCGAACCGGGCGGGGAACCGGGTGAGGATGTCGGCGCGGGCGTCAGTTGCCGCCGCGACCGTCGCCCTCGCCCCGCCCACCGTAGGCACCGGCATAGCCCGCTCCCGCGGCCGCGGCGACGGCGGCCGGCTCGGCCGAACCACGGCCGTCCAGGTCGCGCAGCTGCGACTCCAGGTAGGACTTCAGGCGCGTGCGGTATTCCCGCTCGAAGGTGCGCAGCTCCTCGATCCGCTTCTCGAGGGTGCCCTTGCGCTCCTCCAGCCCACCGATGATCTCGTTGTGCTTGCGCTCGGCGTCCTGCACCAGCGAGGTCGCCTTGCCCCGGGCGTCACGCTCGACCGACGCGGCCTGCGTGCGCGCCTCGCCGACCATCGAGTCCGCCTTGCTGCGGGCCTCGCCGACCATGCGGTCGGCGGTGGAGCGGGCGTCGCCCATCATCCGGTCCGCCTCGGCCTTGGCGTCGGAGACGTACTTCTCGGCCGTCTCCTGGGCCATCGCGAGCACCTTGACGACCTGGCTGTTCTCGTCGATGCGCGGCGCCTGCTGCGGGGCGGGCGGCGTCATCGCCATCGGCTCGGGCACCGGCGGGGGCGGCTGACGCAGCTGCTGCTGTGGTCCGCCCTGCTGGATCGGACCCGAGCGGGCCATGTCGTCGGCCTGCTGCTTGAGGTCGTTGTTCTCCTCGATGAGCCGGGCCAGCTCGGCCTCGATCAGGTCGAGGAAGGCGTCCACCTCGTCTTCGTCGTAACCGCGCTTCCCTATCGGCGGTTTCTTGAACGCGACGTTGTGCACGTCAGCTGGAGTCAGGGGCATCGGATCACCTCGGGTCGACGGGACACAGGTCAGACTACGGCCTCGGTCAGAGTCAGACGCTACCGGTTCGGGTTGGCCGCGTTGACAACGTTCATCAGCACGTACACCACGAACAGCAGGACCATGAAGCCCAGGTCGATGCTGAAGTTTCCCAGACGCAGCGGCGGGATGACGCGCCGCAGGGCCTTCAGGGGCGGATCGGTGACCGAGTAGACAACCTCCAGCCCAACCGCCGCTACGCCGGATGGCCGCCATGACCGGGCGAACATCATCACGTAGTCGAACACCAGCCGGGCGATGAGCAGGATGAAGAAGACGAGGAGGACGAACGACGCCACCTCAAGGACTACGGCCACCGATCTCCTGTGTCAGCTCTGGTTGAAGAACCCGCCCTCGGCGATGCGGGCCTTGTCTTCCGCGGTGACGTGGATGTTCTGCGGAGAGAGCAGGAACACCTTGTTCGTCACCCGCTCGATGCTACCGCGCAGCCCGAAGATCAGCCCCGCGGCGAAGTCGACGAGACGCTTGGCGTCCGTGTCGTCCAGATCGGTGAGGTTGATGATCACCGGAACGCCCTCGCGGAAGTGCTCCCCGATCGTGCGGGCCTCGTTGTACGTCCGCGGGTGCAGCGTGGTGATGCGGTAGCTGGCCGGCTCGTCCAGCGGCTCCCGGTACGCGGGCTCCCGGTGGTACGTCTCCTGCGTGGCCACGACGCTCCTCGTCGGCTCGGCGTCCTCCCAGCCGCGGCCGGCCGCGACCCGGCGGACCGGGACCACCTCGGCCTCCGCGTACTCGTCGTACTCCTCGTAGTCGGCCGCGTCGTGACGGTCGTCGTCCTCGACGAGACCGAGGTAGACCCCCATCTTGCGCATGGCACCCGCCACCAGGACCCTCCTCCTCGCCGGAACCAGCTGCGCACGGGCAGTTCGGACCTCGGGCGCGGGCCGACACTACCTCCGAACAGGCGGCCGACCGCCGAGCAACGCCGTACCGATCCGAAGGTGTG
Proteins encoded:
- a CDS encoding YggT family protein gives rise to the protein MASFVLLVFFILLIARLVFDYVMMFARSWRPSGVAAVGLEVVYSVTDPPLKALRRVIPPLRLGNFSIDLGFMVLLFVVYVLMNVVNAANPNR
- a CDS encoding DivIVA domain-containing protein; translated protein: MPLTPADVHNVAFKKPPIGKRGYDEDEVDAFLDLIEAELARLIEENNDLKQQADDMARSGPIQQGGPQQQLRQPPPPVPEPMAMTPPAPQQAPRIDENSQVVKVLAMAQETAEKYVSDAKAEADRMMGDARSTADRMVGEARSKADSMVGEARTQAASVERDARGKATSLVQDAERKHNEIIGGLEERKGTLEKRIEELRTFEREYRTRLKSYLESQLRDLDGRGSAEPAAVAAAAGAGYAGAYGGRGEGDGRGGN
- the sepF gene encoding cell division protein SepF, whose translation is MAGAMRKMGVYLGLVEDDDRHDAADYEEYDEYAEAEVVPVRRVAAGRGWEDAEPTRSVVATQETYHREPAYREPLDEPASYRITTLHPRTYNEARTIGEHFREGVPVIINLTDLDDTDAKRLVDFAAGLIFGLRGSIERVTNKVFLLSPQNIHVTAEDKARIAEGGFFNQS